From one Gimesia sp. genomic stretch:
- a CDS encoding TfoX/Sxy family protein: MAYDEALADRIHQLLCRRAGYSQRKMFGGICFLLNGNMCCGVTGTNLMLRLGEKKAAQALQEPFTHEMDFTGKVMKSMIYVKAEGTQEDIDLKEWVNQAVKFVRTLPDKT, encoded by the coding sequence ATGGCATACGACGAGGCTCTCGCCGACAGAATACATCAACTGTTGTGTCGCCGGGCAGGGTATTCTCAGCGAAAAATGTTTGGGGGAATCTGTTTTCTGCTCAATGGGAACATGTGCTGTGGAGTCACGGGGACTAATCTCATGTTACGGCTGGGAGAAAAGAAAGCTGCACAGGCACTGCAGGAACCATTTACACACGAGATGGATTTCACAGGCAAAGTGATGAAAAGCATGATCTATGTCAAAGCTGAGGGAACTCAGGAGGACATTGATCTGAAAGAGTGGGTCAATCAGGCCGTCAAATTTGTACGGACGCTGCCTGACAAAACGTAA
- the sixA gene encoding phosphohistidine phosphatase SixA, with the protein MELLIIRHGKAEQAGVVPGGDAARPLTEHGTHQFRKVAKWIAKHDAGPELILHSPLVRTTQTAQILQDVTELSDETCYAQPWLGFGLSLDSLISFVRSTAFERIAIVAHMPDVARCTSDLIGGGAITFKPGNAACIQFDSLIGIGQGSLKWHLSAPLF; encoded by the coding sequence ATGGAACTGTTGATCATCAGGCACGGAAAAGCTGAGCAGGCAGGCGTAGTACCTGGAGGAGATGCAGCCCGACCCCTGACAGAACATGGCACTCACCAGTTTCGAAAGGTCGCTAAATGGATTGCCAAACATGATGCAGGTCCCGAGCTGATTTTACATAGTCCGCTTGTAAGGACAACTCAGACCGCTCAGATCCTGCAGGATGTTACTGAGCTTAGTGATGAAACCTGCTATGCCCAACCCTGGTTGGGATTCGGGCTGAGCCTGGATTCTTTGATCTCTTTTGTCAGATCGACAGCCTTTGAACGAATAGCGATTGTAGCCCACATGCCCGACGTGGCCCGTTGCACTTCCGACCTGATTGGAGGGGGGGCAATCACCTTCAAGCCAGGAAATGCGGCCTGTATTCAATTCGACTCCCTGATTGGCATTGGTCAGGGGAGCCTTAAATGGCACCTCAGTGCGCCTTTGTTCTGA
- a CDS encoding HAD family phosphatase: MSQLPPIQAVAFDLDGIMFNTEHVFFLSGDALLQRRGKKMTPDILRGMMGRRAHEGFEHLTQFLDKPEDPLELWEESQEIFRSLLDQHLKPMEGLFELLDFLEELDIPKGVATSSPRPYLESLLSRFDIIHRFPISLTAEDVTHGKPHPEIYLTAAEKMGVSPENMLVLEDSETGTRSGVAAGAYVVSIPHEFSNYGDFSSAKFIAERLTDERILSLLAENRN; encoded by the coding sequence ATGTCTCAACTCCCCCCCATTCAGGCTGTTGCCTTCGACCTGGATGGCATCATGTTTAATACAGAACACGTGTTTTTCCTCTCCGGTGATGCCCTGTTGCAGCGACGCGGAAAAAAAATGACCCCCGATATTCTGAGAGGGATGATGGGCCGACGTGCTCATGAGGGGTTTGAACACCTCACTCAGTTCCTGGATAAGCCGGAAGACCCTCTGGAACTCTGGGAGGAAAGCCAGGAGATTTTCCGTTCCCTGCTGGATCAGCATCTGAAACCCATGGAGGGTTTGTTTGAACTGCTGGATTTCCTGGAAGAACTGGACATCCCCAAGGGAGTTGCAACATCTTCACCTCGTCCTTACCTGGAATCCCTGCTGTCCCGGTTTGACATTATTCATCGTTTCCCGATCAGCCTGACTGCTGAGGATGTTACTCACGGCAAACCACATCCGGAAATTTATCTGACCGCTGCTGAAAAAATGGGAGTCAGTCCGGAAAATATGCTGGTTCTGGAAGACAGTGAAACCGGCACCCGCTCTGGCGTGGCAGCTGGAGCCTATGTGGTTTCAATTCCGCATGAGTTCAGCAATTACGGAGATTTCAGTTCAGCAAAGTTTATCGCTGAGCGGTTGACGGATGAGCGAATTCTCTCACTCCTGGCAGAAAATCGGAATTAA
- a CDS encoding mercuric reductase, with the protein MTDRIQLLPDDEFNQNLTKEVHPADWNNPTPSGRYNLVIIGAGTAGLVTAAGAAGLGAKVALIERTLMGGDCLNTGCVPSKAIISSARAIHKVLNSKQLGIELAPEAASVNFQDVMRRMRKLRAEISHHDSARRFQELGVDVFLGEGRFLDRKTIEVGKQTLNFKKAVIATGGHPTVPDIPGIKEIDYLTNENIFSLTELPSRLAVIGGGPIGCELAQTFARFGSQVTLIESHGQILSKEDKDAAQIIQEQLERDGVKLVFNANTSLVSENEQEKLLTIETSGQTIKLEVDEILIAAGRTPNVKGLELERAGVEYNSLTGVIVNDYLQTTNPDIYGAGDICSHLKFTHNADFQARLVIGNALFPGRSKASRLIVPWCTYTDPEIAHVGLYEHQAREKGIPVNTFIQKLDSVDRAILDNETAGFVKVHVKRGTDQILGATIVAAHAGDLISEITLAMQSGTGLKKLASVIHPYPTQAEAIRKIGDQFNRTRLTPFLKSLLMKWLKWTR; encoded by the coding sequence ATGACCGATCGTATTCAGCTACTTCCCGATGATGAATTCAATCAGAATCTGACCAAAGAGGTTCATCCCGCCGACTGGAACAATCCTACCCCCAGCGGACGCTACAATCTGGTGATCATCGGAGCCGGGACCGCTGGTCTGGTAACAGCGGCGGGGGCAGCGGGGCTGGGAGCGAAAGTCGCGTTAATTGAGCGAACTCTCATGGGGGGAGACTGTCTGAATACTGGTTGTGTCCCCTCGAAAGCGATCATCTCTTCTGCCAGAGCTATACACAAAGTTCTAAATTCAAAACAGTTGGGGATCGAATTGGCCCCCGAAGCCGCCTCTGTTAATTTTCAGGATGTGATGCGGCGTATGCGGAAATTAAGAGCCGAGATCAGCCATCACGACTCAGCCCGTCGTTTTCAGGAACTGGGTGTCGATGTTTTTCTGGGTGAAGGCCGTTTTCTTGACCGCAAAACAATCGAAGTTGGTAAACAGACTCTAAACTTCAAAAAGGCCGTGATCGCAACGGGAGGCCACCCCACGGTCCCAGACATTCCCGGAATCAAAGAAATCGATTACCTGACGAATGAGAATATTTTCTCCCTGACAGAGCTTCCATCCAGACTGGCAGTCATCGGAGGCGGACCGATCGGCTGTGAACTCGCACAGACCTTTGCCCGCTTTGGTTCGCAGGTCACACTCATCGAATCTCATGGTCAGATTCTATCCAAGGAAGATAAAGACGCTGCCCAAATAATTCAGGAGCAACTGGAACGAGATGGTGTTAAACTCGTCTTCAATGCCAACACCTCTCTGGTCTCTGAGAACGAACAGGAAAAACTCCTGACGATTGAAACGTCAGGGCAGACAATCAAGCTGGAAGTCGATGAAATCCTGATTGCAGCCGGAAGAACTCCTAATGTTAAAGGCCTTGAACTGGAACGAGCCGGAGTTGAATACAATTCACTAACCGGTGTGATCGTCAATGACTACCTGCAGACCACAAATCCGGATATTTATGGTGCAGGGGATATCTGCTCTCACTTAAAGTTTACCCACAACGCTGATTTCCAGGCTCGGTTGGTGATTGGCAATGCGTTATTTCCTGGCAGAAGCAAAGCCAGTCGCTTGATCGTCCCATGGTGCACTTATACCGATCCAGAAATAGCACATGTGGGACTCTATGAGCATCAAGCCAGAGAAAAAGGTATTCCCGTCAACACCTTTATCCAGAAGTTGGACAGCGTCGATAGAGCGATCCTGGATAATGAAACCGCCGGTTTTGTGAAGGTCCATGTCAAACGGGGGACAGATCAGATTCTAGGTGCTACGATCGTCGCAGCACATGCGGGTGATTTGATTTCTGAAATCACCCTGGCCATGCAGAGTGGGACTGGTCTTAAAAAGTTAGCCAGCGTGATTCACCCTTATCCAACTCAGGCGGAAGCGATTCGTAAAATCGGGGATCAGTTTAATCGCACTCGTCTTACCCCATTTCTAAAGTCCCTTTTAATGAAATGGCTGAAATGGACACGTTAA
- a CDS encoding DUF3604 domain-containing protein yields the protein MTTEFQTYFGDLHNHNHVGYAQGSLDRSFEIARNHLDFYAFTPHSYWPDIVEYDGKISHKWKNGFHIARSRWPEVVELAREFDRPGEFVTILGYERHGTQEGDYHILYPDLKGDYELIEDLAELQEFARNRGCLLIPHHPANRLGHRGFDVTKQAPEVSPVLEIHSEWGCAEHDRAPFPYKRHTEGGRWTKHTLQYYLNQGYRLGVIASTDDHLGHPGGYREGLAAIKATDLSREALFDAIRNRRTYAVTGDRIELDLFLNDQMMGQELSFTPDRRIKVHVRGWDVIDRVEVLKNGRVIHRDFPVDNIPDNQSWNDPVVLRFEYGWGPWPALGWGGTADWNFAIHVEGGEIQQFQPCFTPGPFDEFRRDQILDVSSDRLIVQSFTALKQQVDDWSQKAIVLRIQGNEQTQVSIKCTHPSDCQLTQTLGELAVSNEMLFTRPFPWESAMLHRVVFQNQWETDFEFTDEGDGNQADWYYVRVIQSNGEMAWSSPIWVNSK from the coding sequence ATGACCACAGAATTCCAGACTTATTTCGGAGACCTGCATAACCACAACCATGTGGGCTACGCCCAGGGTTCTCTGGACCGCTCCTTTGAAATCGCCCGGAACCATCTCGATTTCTACGCTTTCACTCCCCATTCCTACTGGCCTGATATTGTGGAATACGATGGCAAAATATCCCACAAATGGAAGAATGGATTTCATATAGCCCGCTCCCGCTGGCCAGAAGTAGTTGAGCTTGCCAGAGAATTCGACAGGCCAGGAGAGTTTGTCACGATTCTAGGCTATGAGCGACATGGCACTCAGGAGGGGGACTATCATATTCTCTATCCAGATCTCAAAGGAGATTACGAACTGATCGAAGATCTGGCCGAACTACAGGAATTTGCACGAAACCGAGGGTGCCTGCTGATTCCGCATCACCCTGCCAATCGACTGGGACACCGCGGTTTTGACGTAACGAAGCAGGCACCGGAAGTGTCGCCCGTCCTGGAAATTCATTCTGAATGGGGTTGCGCAGAACATGATCGGGCTCCTTTTCCGTATAAAAGACATACAGAGGGGGGACGCTGGACAAAGCACACGCTGCAGTACTATCTCAATCAGGGATACCGACTGGGGGTCATTGCCAGTACCGACGATCACCTCGGACATCCCGGTGGATATCGCGAAGGCCTGGCCGCCATCAAAGCCACCGATCTGTCTCGAGAAGCCTTGTTCGATGCGATCCGCAATCGTCGCACGTATGCGGTAACAGGTGACCGCATTGAACTCGACCTTTTCCTGAATGACCAGATGATGGGACAGGAACTCTCATTCACCCCCGATCGCCGTATCAAAGTCCACGTACGGGGCTGGGATGTAATCGACCGGGTCGAAGTACTGAAAAACGGCCGTGTGATTCATCGCGACTTTCCCGTCGACAACATTCCGGATAACCAGTCCTGGAATGATCCGGTTGTACTCCGTTTCGAATATGGCTGGGGACCATGGCCCGCTCTGGGTTGGGGAGGGACTGCAGACTGGAATTTTGCCATACATGTGGAGGGGGGCGAGATTCAGCAGTTTCAACCCTGTTTCACACCGGGGCCCTTCGATGAATTCCGTCGAGATCAAATCCTGGATGTTTCATCGGATCGACTGATCGTCCAGTCGTTTACAGCACTGAAACAACAGGTTGACGACTGGTCTCAGAAAGCGATTGTGCTGCGAATTCAAGGAAATGAACAGACTCAAGTCAGCATTAAATGCACCCACCCCAGTGATTGCCAGCTTACCCAGACTCTGGGTGAGTTAGCCGTCAGTAATGAAATGTTGTTTACACGTCCATTCCCCTGGGAATCAGCGATGCTGCACCGGGTCGTTTTTCAGAATCAATGGGAAACAGACTTTGAATTCACGGACGAGGGTGACGGAAACCAGGCTGACTGGTACTATGTACGCGTTATTCAATCCAACGGGGAAATGGCATGGTCGAGCCCAATCTGGGTAAATTCAAAATAA
- a CDS encoding FAD-linked oxidase C-terminal domain-containing protein, with the protein MVDPDNQTSHLAAPVLEQLERGSGPFSSLIQQLTQIVGKNSLLYDADELLVYECDGYIVDKSAPDIVVFPTSTEQVSSIVKICNQFNVPFLARGAGTSLSGGCLPIGGGVMIVLTRMKQILEINLRDRYAIVEPGMVNLHLTNALKGTGYHYAPDPSSQGSCTIGGNIATNSGGPHTLKYGVTTNHVLGLEAVLPNGSVINLGGPTAETPGYDLHGVYVGNEGTFGICTKAIVRLTRDPEAHRTMLAVFQTISDATRAISEIIAAGIIPSALEMMDQGIIQAIEEAFHFGFPLDAGAVLLIEVDGLEIALDEEARRIVEICNAHNVREIQRADTPEERLLIWKSRKQAFGAIGRLSPSYCTQDGVVPRTRLPEILEFIEATSQKYGMRIVNVFHAGDGNVHPILLFDERDQDQIQQVMEASEEILSKCLELGGSVTGEHGIGVEKINFMSRIFNETDLSQMEKVRNIFNPRQICSRDKVLPPHGEESQSAVTLSHPGRRAPH; encoded by the coding sequence ATGGTTGACCCAGACAACCAGACCTCGCATCTTGCAGCTCCCGTATTGGAACAACTGGAGCGTGGTAGCGGCCCGTTTTCCTCACTGATTCAACAGCTGACACAAATCGTAGGGAAAAACAGTCTGCTCTACGACGCAGATGAACTGCTCGTCTATGAATGTGACGGCTATATCGTTGACAAATCGGCCCCCGACATCGTCGTTTTCCCAACGTCTACAGAACAGGTCTCGTCGATCGTCAAAATCTGCAATCAGTTTAATGTTCCCTTTCTGGCTCGAGGAGCGGGAACCAGCCTCTCAGGGGGCTGCCTGCCTATCGGCGGGGGAGTCATGATTGTCCTGACGCGTATGAAACAGATTCTTGAAATCAATCTACGCGATCGTTACGCAATCGTTGAACCAGGGATGGTGAACCTGCATCTGACCAATGCCCTGAAAGGCACCGGTTACCACTATGCACCGGACCCATCCAGCCAGGGATCGTGCACTATCGGCGGAAACATCGCCACTAATTCTGGCGGTCCACATACACTCAAATATGGAGTCACTACAAACCACGTACTCGGACTTGAGGCAGTTCTCCCAAATGGCTCGGTAATCAATCTGGGGGGGCCGACAGCAGAAACACCAGGCTACGATCTGCATGGAGTCTATGTTGGGAACGAAGGAACTTTCGGGATCTGTACGAAAGCGATTGTACGCCTGACGCGTGATCCAGAGGCACACCGTACAATGCTGGCGGTGTTTCAGACCATCTCTGATGCGACGCGGGCGATCTCAGAAATCATTGCAGCGGGTATCATTCCCTCTGCTTTGGAAATGATGGATCAAGGCATCATACAAGCGATTGAAGAAGCCTTTCACTTTGGTTTCCCCCTCGATGCGGGCGCAGTTCTGCTGATCGAAGTCGACGGACTGGAAATCGCCTTAGATGAGGAAGCACGACGGATTGTCGAGATCTGTAATGCACATAACGTACGGGAAATTCAGCGGGCAGACACTCCTGAGGAACGGCTTTTGATCTGGAAAAGCCGCAAGCAGGCATTTGGAGCCATTGGTCGACTCAGTCCCAGTTACTGCACTCAGGATGGTGTCGTCCCCCGAACCCGCTTACCGGAAATCCTGGAATTTATTGAAGCCACCAGTCAGAAATATGGCATGAGAATTGTGAATGTCTTTCATGCTGGTGACGGGAACGTGCACCCGATTCTGCTGTTTGATGAACGCGATCAGGATCAGATACAACAGGTAATGGAAGCCAGTGAAGAGATTCTCTCCAAGTGTCTGGAATTGGGAGGCAGTGTGACCGGCGAGCATGGAATTGGTGTGGAGAAAATCAATTTTATGAGTCGGATCTTCAATGAAACGGATCTCTCCCAGATGGAGAAGGTTCGTAATATTTTCAATCCACGTCAGATCTGCAGTCGCGACAAGGTGCTTCCTCCCCATGGAGAAGAATCGCAGTCAGCAGTCACTTTATCACACCCTGGCCGACGGGCTCCACACTGA
- a CDS encoding FAD-binding protein: MEKNRSQQSLYHTLADGLHTDLQLLLMSQQDMLLLCSQPIERLFMTLTHSGTPEDFVPTSQSELSRFLSDNATSARKQTFPVGGRTSLAVCCPDSHSGPLICTSQLNRVVDYPVRDMTITVEAGMRLNQLNEIISAEGQRLPIDVPQSNRATIGGVIATNTSGPRRFSYGTIRDYVIGVSAVDGVGNLFKSGGRVVKNVAGYDLGKMLIGSLGTLSVISQVSLNLRPRPECMQLVWFDFDSCQSVDQALEAIVTSGTRPTAVEYCNSKAARQITAESRIELPNENHAVCICYEGPENVVKWQAQQIINEWRAFSSLDAQIIEGAQASQLYNALTEYQTSSDDPVTLKAVVLPSQMMSFIETATSLNIAVQAHAADGIVFGHLPDSASSLENVNQILEQLQSVIDPGTGYLTIYQCESDWAESLPLFCSLPAGWELMQQLKQALDPLQLLNSRRFTELVKS; encoded by the coding sequence ATGGAGAAGAATCGCAGTCAGCAGTCACTTTATCACACCCTGGCCGACGGGCTCCACACTGATCTACAACTACTGCTGATGTCCCAGCAGGACATGCTGCTGTTATGCTCACAACCGATTGAAAGACTATTTATGACACTCACACATTCCGGTACTCCGGAAGATTTTGTTCCGACATCCCAGTCTGAATTGAGTCGATTCCTGAGTGACAATGCAACATCTGCCCGCAAACAGACTTTCCCAGTGGGAGGCCGCACGTCTCTGGCTGTCTGCTGCCCGGACAGTCATTCAGGTCCTTTGATCTGTACCTCTCAATTGAATCGCGTCGTTGATTATCCGGTCCGCGACATGACTATCACCGTCGAAGCCGGAATGAGACTGAACCAGTTAAATGAAATTATCTCAGCCGAAGGACAGCGTCTGCCAATCGACGTACCTCAGTCTAACCGGGCTACCATCGGAGGAGTGATCGCCACCAATACTTCAGGACCACGGCGCTTTTCCTATGGTACGATTCGTGATTACGTGATTGGTGTATCAGCAGTCGATGGAGTAGGGAATCTGTTCAAATCCGGCGGTCGAGTTGTCAAAAATGTCGCCGGTTATGACCTTGGTAAAATGCTCATCGGCTCTCTGGGAACATTGTCAGTTATCAGCCAGGTCTCTCTGAATTTGCGCCCCAGACCAGAGTGCATGCAACTGGTCTGGTTTGACTTCGATTCCTGCCAGAGTGTTGATCAGGCACTGGAAGCGATTGTGACATCGGGAACCCGGCCAACCGCTGTTGAATACTGCAACAGTAAAGCGGCTCGGCAAATCACTGCCGAATCACGGATTGAACTTCCCAATGAAAATCATGCCGTTTGTATCTGCTATGAAGGTCCGGAAAATGTTGTAAAGTGGCAGGCGCAGCAGATTATTAATGAATGGCGTGCCTTTTCCTCTCTCGATGCTCAGATTATTGAAGGAGCGCAGGCCTCTCAGTTATATAACGCTTTGACTGAGTATCAAACGTCATCAGATGATCCGGTGACGCTGAAGGCCGTTGTCTTACCATCACAAATGATGTCATTCATTGAAACTGCCACCAGTCTGAATATCGCAGTCCAGGCACATGCAGCAGATGGAATCGTATTCGGACATTTACCCGATTCTGCCAGTTCACTGGAAAACGTGAATCAAATTCTCGAACAACTGCAATCTGTAATTGATCCAGGAACCGGCTACCTGACGATCTACCAGTGTGAATCTGACTGGGCTGAATCTCTGCCACTGTTCTGTTCGCTTCCCGCCGGCTGGGAACTAATGCAGCAGTTGAAACAGGCGTTAGATCCTCTGCAGTTATTGAACTCACGACGATTTACAGAGCTGGTGAAATCCTGA
- a CDS encoding alpha/beta fold hydrolase, producing the protein MRSSLLCFLSCLGVILGYSLTAYSEEAGSRQRSEPEKIESSWDDLLYGIESPEEWAEHKQELRKRYLELLRDQYKPEKPDLQIQFHDTVIVDGIYRRQLISYQVEKDERAHAYLGVPLNLRGPAPAVVALHGTYKYGKQRAAGLIDNPDKAYLDHLCRRGYVVIAPDHFVAGHRIPEAGPYDTKAFHEKHPHWTSVGKFTYEHSIAIDVLQTLREVNPDKIGVLGHSLGGHGSMFLAAYDERVQAAAGNCSASFFRQNARVEAWARDRWYVYFNHIRPDLLEGKLPPIDFHEIMSLIAPRAFLDLSGLNDGDPLTQRQRVLMLLKVMDVYELEKAPQNFAFFVHGKGHSVAHESRALMYSWMDTHLKPESETKTKLVKP; encoded by the coding sequence ATGCGATCATCTTTATTGTGTTTCCTCTCTTGTCTGGGAGTGATTTTGGGATACAGCCTCACCGCGTACTCGGAAGAAGCCGGTTCCAGGCAACGGTCAGAGCCCGAAAAAATTGAGTCATCCTGGGATGACCTGCTTTATGGTATTGAATCACCTGAGGAGTGGGCAGAGCATAAACAGGAACTGAGAAAACGCTATCTGGAGTTGCTCCGAGATCAGTACAAACCGGAAAAGCCCGATCTGCAAATCCAGTTTCATGATACAGTCATTGTAGACGGTATCTATCGCCGACAGTTGATCAGCTACCAGGTAGAAAAAGATGAACGGGCGCATGCCTACCTGGGAGTCCCCCTCAATTTAAGAGGACCTGCCCCCGCGGTTGTTGCCTTGCACGGCACTTATAAATACGGCAAACAGCGTGCAGCAGGTTTGATCGATAACCCCGACAAGGCTTACCTTGATCATCTCTGTCGACGTGGTTATGTAGTAATTGCTCCCGATCATTTTGTTGCAGGACACCGGATCCCGGAAGCGGGGCCATATGACACCAAAGCGTTTCATGAGAAACATCCACATTGGACCTCGGTTGGAAAGTTTACCTACGAACATTCCATCGCCATTGATGTGCTACAGACTTTGCGGGAGGTTAATCCCGACAAGATCGGCGTGCTGGGGCACTCGCTGGGAGGCCATGGATCAATGTTTCTGGCTGCCTATGATGAGCGAGTACAGGCGGCAGCTGGGAATTGCAGTGCCTCATTTTTCCGACAGAATGCGCGTGTAGAAGCCTGGGCGAGAGATCGCTGGTACGTATATTTTAATCATATCCGCCCGGATCTTCTGGAAGGCAAATTGCCTCCGATTGATTTTCATGAAATTATGTCACTGATCGCACCGCGGGCATTTCTGGATCTCTCGGGACTCAATGACGGTGACCCTTTGACGCAGCGACAAAGAGTGCTGATGTTGTTGAAGGTGATGGACGTTTACGAACTGGAGAAAGCACCTCAGAATTTTGCTTTTTTTGTTCATGGAAAAGGACATTCAGTTGCCCATGAATCACGGGCTCTCATGTATTCCTGGATGGATACGCATCTCAAACCCGAATCTGAAACGAAGACGAAACTGGTCAAACCCTGA
- a CDS encoding heterodisulfide reductase-related iron-sulfur binding cluster has translation MKPGSAFSQTTTAAKDPAEIPGSEIPYEKFLDCIHCGLCTAACPTYLETGNENDSPRGRIYLMRAVVDQRVELSESVRGHLDLCLDCRSCETACPSGVQYGRLIEPFRVDMQHLDAKEGRGAKNDWFHRWILYRLFPYPNRIRLSLMPARVMQFLKLDKLVDILGLPQLLPQKLKRMHNLLPRLKPVEPDLPEVLPAQGTQRARVALFTGCVSEAMYSHVNRATARVLQANGCEVVIPRSQVCCGAIHYHSGSDDEALKFALQNLAAFDQEDLDAIIVNVAGCGAMLKDYGHIAEEISGPTAEQTARLKQFAGKFQDVSEFLFELGPIAPEGEITLKATYHDACHLVHAQKVQNQPRKLLELIPGLTLIPLNESTICCGAAGSYNLTQPEMADQLGKRKLNNIVETGAEVVISGNVGCTLQIDSQIRQARKPLHVLHPMELLDLSYRKQKPVF, from the coding sequence ATGAAACCCGGAAGTGCCTTTTCTCAAACAACCACGGCAGCCAAAGATCCTGCAGAAATACCGGGATCTGAGATTCCCTATGAGAAGTTTCTGGACTGCATTCATTGCGGCTTATGCACGGCTGCCTGCCCGACCTATCTGGAAACAGGGAATGAAAATGACAGCCCCCGAGGGCGAATTTATCTGATGCGTGCGGTCGTTGATCAACGCGTTGAACTCTCGGAATCTGTTCGAGGCCACCTGGATCTCTGCCTGGATTGTCGTAGTTGTGAAACGGCGTGTCCTTCCGGAGTTCAATACGGTAGATTAATTGAACCGTTCCGGGTAGACATGCAGCATCTGGACGCCAAAGAGGGCAGGGGAGCGAAGAATGACTGGTTTCATCGCTGGATCCTGTACCGGTTATTCCCCTATCCCAACCGGATTCGCCTCTCGCTGATGCCAGCCCGAGTGATGCAGTTCCTTAAACTTGACAAGCTGGTTGACATCCTCGGCCTTCCACAGCTTCTGCCACAGAAACTGAAACGGATGCACAACCTGTTACCACGTCTCAAGCCAGTAGAACCAGATCTACCGGAAGTCTTGCCGGCACAGGGAACCCAAAGAGCTCGCGTGGCCCTGTTTACGGGCTGTGTTTCAGAAGCGATGTACAGCCACGTCAACCGTGCCACAGCGCGGGTACTGCAAGCCAACGGTTGCGAGGTTGTCATCCCCCGCAGCCAGGTCTGCTGCGGCGCCATTCATTATCACAGCGGTTCAGACGACGAGGCTCTGAAATTTGCTCTCCAGAATCTGGCAGCCTTCGATCAAGAAGACCTGGATGCCATTATTGTCAATGTCGCAGGCTGTGGAGCCATGCTCAAAGATTATGGACATATCGCGGAGGAAATTTCGGGGCCCACTGCGGAACAGACAGCACGACTGAAACAGTTCGCAGGCAAGTTTCAAGATGTTTCTGAATTCCTGTTTGAACTGGGACCGATCGCCCCCGAGGGAGAGATCACCCTCAAGGCAACCTATCACGACGCCTGCCACCTGGTGCATGCACAGAAAGTCCAGAATCAGCCACGCAAACTGCTGGAACTGATCCCCGGACTGACCTTGATCCCCTTGAATGAATCCACCATCTGCTGTGGAGCAGCAGGCAGCTATAATCTGACACAGCCTGAGATGGCAGATCAGTTAGGCAAACGAAAACTGAATAATATTGTGGAAACGGGGGCAGAAGTGGTCATCAGTGGGAACGTCGGCTGCACGCTCCAGATTGATTCGCAGATACGTCAGGCAAGAAAGCCTCTGCATGTCTTACACCCCATGGAACTGCTCGATCTGAGTTATCGAAAGCAAAAACCGGTATTTTAG